Proteins from one Anopheles nili chromosome 2, idAnoNiliSN_F5_01, whole genome shotgun sequence genomic window:
- the LOC128727310 gene encoding pickpocket protein 28-like, with protein MKSVRWTAIKNLTQEYIAASSCHGMAYIMHPRVSLTERICWSVVVAVSLSVCISAIVVGHQKWIEKPMIVSFSPKPIPVWKIPFPAITICPQTRIDVDKFNITEVYRRARTNQTLSADEWRKLRVLSHVCSSVMRPKNDYYGLGGTEPEVEVDEEVVQQLDSMSIEYSTVLSTCMWSFNFRLCSALWAKKITENGICYSFNMLSSEELYSEDQAFREREINGYLRAAGLHKFHAAHRRSTGWTMENGYTNREDLLAYPMRTASGGFKGGAIVLMKSSNRHREYVCSGALQGYKVTIHPPDEFPRLSEYYIRVPPMQAVSVIVKPRVLTTQRSLHRHPPSKRQCFFADERKLRFFRVYNEQNCEFECLTNYTLESCGCVTFAMPRENTTRVCSQQEKRCYKAAVTRLMELDEVAIYTGQEVCECLPACTTIKYDVELSNDWLNLDAMLDSLIHKESGMEGIEPMILYVYFKDNKFLYTERVEYMNFNGELANFGGILALLSGMSLTSLAEIVYYLTVRPLSLWLQRRYTRVKVGPTVPVYRVRPWIP; from the exons ATGAAGTCCGTACGCTGGACCGCGATCAAGAACCTCACGCAGGAGTACATTGCGGCAAGCTCGTGCCATGGCATGGCCTACATCATGCACCCGAGGGTGTCTCTAACCGAACG AATCTGCTGGTCGGTTGTGGTGGCGGTGTCCCTGAGCGTCTGCATATCGGCCATTGTCGTGGGCCACCAGAAATGGATCGAGAAGCCGATGATCGTCAGCTTCTCACCGAAACCGATCCCGGTGTGGAAGATTCCGTTTCCGGCCATCACGATCTGCCCGCAGACGCGCATCGACGTGGATAAGTTCAACATCACGGAGGTGTATCGGCGGGCACGCACCAACCAAACGCTTTCGGCTGATGAGTGGCGCAAACTGCGTGTCCTTTCGCACGTCTGCTCGTCGGTGATGCGCCCTAAAAACGATTACTACGGGCTGGGTGGGACTGAACCAGAGGTCGAGGTTGATGAGGAAGTGGTGCAGCAGCTCGACAGCATGTCGATTGAGTACAGTACGGTGCTGTCGACGTGCATGTGGAGTTTCAACTTCCGCTTGTGTTCGGCACTGTGGGCGAAGAAGATCACGGAGAATGGGATCTGCTACAGCTTCAACATGCTGTCGAGTGAGGAGCTTTACTCGGAGGATCAAGCGTTTCGGGAGCGTGAAATTAACGGGTACCTGCGAGCGGCAGGATTACACAAGTTTCACGCCGCACACCGACGTAGCACGGGTTGGACGATGGAAAACGGTTACACCAACCGGGAGGATCTGCTCGCGTATCCGATGAGGACGGCTAGTGGAGGGTTTAAGGGTGGAGCGATAGTGCTGATGAAGTCAAGCAACCGGCACCGGGAGTACGTTTGCTCG GGGGCGCTGCAAGGATATAAGGTGACAATCCACCCACCGGACGAATTTCCCAGGCTGAGCGAGTATTATATTCGTGTGCCACCGATGCAAGCCGTGTCGGTAATCGTGAAACCACGTGTGCTAACCACTCAACGGAGTCTTCACCGACATCCACCCAGCAA GCGGCAGTGCTTCTTCGCGGATGAACGGAAATTGCGCTTTTTTCGCGTGTATAATGAGCAGAATTGTGAGTTCGAGTGTCTTACGAATTACACGCTTGAGTCGTGTGGTTGCGTTACGTTTGCGATGCCACGTGAAAATACGACGCGTGTGTGTAGTCAGCAGGAAAAGCGCTGTTATAAGGCGGCCGTCACACGGCTAATGGAGTTGGATGAGGTGGCCATCTACACCGGGCAGGAGGTGTGCGAATGTTTGCCTGCTTGTACCACGATCAAGTACGACGTGGAGCTGTCGAATGATTGGTTGAATCTAGACGCGATGTTGGACTCGCTTATCCACAAGGAATCCGGCATGGAAGG catcgAGCCGATGATACTGTACGTGTACTTCAAGGATAATAAGTTCCTGTACACCGAGCGAGTCGAGTACATGAATTTCAATGGTGAGCTGGCGAATTTTGGCGGCATACTGGCGCTCCTGTCGGGGATGAGTTTGACCAGCTTGGCGGAAATAGTCTACTATCTCACCGTGCGTCCACTTAGCCTTTGGCTGCAACGACGGTACACTCGAGTCAAGGTTGGCCCAACTGTACCCGTCTACCGGGTGCGACCTTGGATCCCGTAG